The following are from one region of the Thermoproteus uzoniensis 768-20 genome:
- a CDS encoding pyridine nucleotide-disulfide oxidoreductase yields MKSVVIAGGGISGVYLAHKIVSALDDVKVYLIDPKPYHEFVMGIPMAFAGLVKFDDLRMSLDNLKRVEHVRDEVVDVKESGLKLASGGVIKGDYNVLAVGAFKIGDDFYSVEGAEALYRAIEAAPAVRFIIDELYPVMGFGELAMAIKSIWPQKEVSVHLVYVHPDYKWLFDAFSANMAKQGVLLTEDPPPTNDKAEVHVVVPELSPHPLAKGLKVGPLFETQYDRTYLIGDTSLIKLGLPPIGWGAIWQASVLAQAIVSEIKEGVADVEIDEWTYMKDPDKFKQYFTYRMTKGVPLVHLRGLYDLWKTKIFGSL; encoded by the coding sequence ATGAAGAGCGTCGTCATCGCGGGCGGCGGGATCTCGGGCGTGTACCTCGCCCACAAGATAGTGTCGGCCCTCGACGACGTGAAGGTCTACCTCATAGACCCCAAGCCCTACCACGAGTTCGTCATGGGGATTCCCATGGCCTTCGCCGGCCTTGTCAAGTTCGACGACCTCCGCATGTCGCTCGACAACTTGAAGCGCGTCGAGCACGTGAGGGACGAGGTCGTCGACGTCAAGGAGAGCGGCCTTAAGCTGGCCAGCGGCGGGGTCATCAAGGGCGACTACAACGTCTTGGCGGTCGGCGCGTTCAAGATAGGGGACGACTTCTACTCGGTCGAGGGCGCCGAGGCGCTCTATAGGGCGATCGAGGCCGCGCCCGCGGTGAGGTTCATCATAGACGAGCTCTACCCCGTCATGGGCTTCGGCGAGCTGGCGATGGCCATAAAGTCTATTTGGCCTCAGAAGGAGGTGTCGGTCCACTTGGTCTACGTGCACCCCGACTACAAGTGGCTCTTCGACGCCTTCAGCGCCAACATGGCCAAACAAGGCGTTTTGCTGACCGAGGACCCGCCTCCCACCAACGACAAGGCCGAGGTCCACGTGGTGGTGCCCGAGCTCAGCCCCCACCCGCTGGCGAAGGGCCTCAAGGTGGGTCCCCTCTTCGAGACGCAGTACGACCGCACCTACCTAATCGGCGACACGTCCCTCATCAAGCTGGGGCTTCCGCCGATAGGCTGGGGCGCCATATGGCAGGCGTCGGTGCTGGCCCAGGCCATAGTGAGCGAGATAAAGGAGGGCGTGGCCGACGTGGAGATAGACGAGTGGACCTACATGAAGGACCCCGACAAGTTCAAGCAGTACTTCACCTACAGAATGACCAAGGGAGTGCCCCTCGTCCACCTACGCGGCCTCTACGACCTCTGGAAGACCAAGATCTTCGGAAGCCTCTGA
- a CDS encoding ribbon-helix-helix domain-containing protein, translating to MRDSSSRTMDGGSSTVLISFRLPRPLLDELDRLVEDGIYRSRSCAIRRAIELLLARYRVADSAIH from the coding sequence ATGCGGGATAGCTCGTCGCGCACCATGGATGGGGGTAGCAGTACTGTGCTGATATCGTTTAGGCTACCGAGGCCTCTGCTCGACGAGCTCGATAGGCTGGTGGAGGACGGCATTTACAGAAGCCGGAGTTGTGCGATCAGACGCGCTATAGAGCTACTTCTAGCGAGATATAGAGTAGCGGACAGCGCAATCCATTGA
- a CDS encoding DMT family transporter — translation MYGPLPALAAALIWAYASVSYRDYVERLGVYKLNSLRMLYASAALLAPALYLGLGREAVYAVLSGVLSLALGDSLYLKALRSAGVSIAVPAAYSYVILEQFIAVPLGEPLRASYLLAAGLVVAGVYLLVAGQGRGSLVGVLYALGAALAWSAGYAAVKVAGVGGLSPISIAFVRVASALPILASLSGPRGVSSGLRSTWRTSLPIIAVLDLGGGSALFAYSTVEAGLGLTVIVLGVVPLASQLMSRALGKERPTAREYSAAALILSAIAISFI, via the coding sequence ATGTACGGCCCTCTGCCGGCGTTGGCCGCGGCGCTTATATGGGCGTACGCCTCCGTATCCTATAGGGACTACGTGGAGAGGCTGGGCGTCTACAAGCTCAATTCCCTCCGGATGCTCTACGCATCTGCCGCGCTTCTGGCGCCCGCGCTCTACCTCGGGCTGGGTCGGGAGGCCGTGTACGCCGTGCTGAGCGGCGTCCTCTCGCTGGCGCTCGGCGACTCGCTCTACCTCAAGGCGCTTAGATCGGCCGGCGTCTCGATCGCCGTTCCGGCGGCCTACAGCTACGTCATACTGGAGCAGTTCATAGCGGTGCCGCTCGGCGAGCCTCTAAGGGCCTCCTACCTCCTGGCGGCCGGCCTCGTGGTGGCCGGCGTCTATCTGCTCGTGGCCGGGCAGGGGAGGGGGAGCCTCGTGGGGGTCCTCTACGCCTTGGGCGCCGCGCTGGCTTGGTCGGCGGGGTACGCGGCGGTCAAGGTGGCCGGCGTCGGCGGGCTCAGCCCCATATCCATAGCCTTCGTCCGCGTCGCCTCGGCCCTCCCCATATTGGCGTCGCTCAGCGGCCCCCGCGGGGTCTCAAGCGGCTTGAGGTCCACCTGGCGCACCTCACTGCCCATAATCGCTGTGTTGGATCTCGGAGGCGGCTCGGCCCTATTCGCCTACTCCACGGTTGAGGCTGGCCTGGGCCTGACCGTCATAGTGCTGGGCGTGGTCCCCCTCGCCTCCCAGCTCATGTCGAGGGCTTTGGGCAAGGAGAGGCCCACGGCCAGGGAGTATTCGGCGGCCGCGCTGATACTCTCGGCCATAGCCATATCCTTTATATAG
- a CDS encoding MFS transporter, with protein MKRYILVVGLERFLRNLATGYLAVVVPLYLKDLTGSALAAGLAVTAAGFISLGTSILYAALGDVIGHARGLAVSEAAFASALVAIAASRNPWAIGIALGIGGIGMLGPGSTRGSFVPLIMALVRRHTSNAVERTRDLGLVNLLSTAGGIAGSLLVALVTLREASILFVLLVSAAALLVLLSLGRGEEVRRVNPFTAVGRRGSAVLAYSLSQLVAGIGIGLSNSLLSLWMNAYLGMGPAVIGVVYAVGNAAFSLSSLFAHIFVRWFGLVKASAASRFASGALLASLPFIPHPAAFAAAYALYNAMVGIGGTARSSYISGAAAEGGEATTPAVASISMRIAATPSAAAAGYLIEVGPALLMPIAGAFVIAAGYIFLRYLKEEE; from the coding sequence GTGAAGAGATACATCTTGGTCGTAGGCCTCGAGAGGTTTCTGAGGAACCTCGCGACGGGCTACCTCGCCGTCGTCGTGCCGTTGTACTTGAAGGACCTCACCGGGAGCGCGCTTGCGGCCGGCCTCGCCGTAACCGCGGCGGGCTTTATATCCCTAGGGACGTCTATCCTATACGCCGCCCTCGGCGACGTGATAGGGCACGCCAGAGGCCTCGCCGTCAGCGAGGCGGCCTTCGCCTCCGCGCTCGTGGCGATAGCGGCCTCCAGAAATCCCTGGGCAATCGGCATCGCCTTAGGCATCGGCGGGATCGGGATGTTGGGCCCCGGCTCGACGAGAGGCAGCTTCGTCCCTCTCATAATGGCCCTCGTGCGCCGCCACACGTCCAACGCCGTCGAGAGGACGCGCGATCTGGGGCTCGTCAACCTCCTATCCACCGCCGGCGGCATAGCGGGATCCCTCCTCGTCGCCCTCGTTACGCTACGGGAGGCCTCGATCCTCTTCGTCCTTTTAGTCTCGGCGGCCGCGTTGCTCGTCCTGCTGTCGCTGGGCCGCGGCGAAGAGGTCAGACGGGTCAACCCGTTTACGGCTGTCGGGAGGAGGGGCTCCGCCGTCTTGGCCTATTCCTTAAGCCAGCTTGTCGCAGGGATCGGCATCGGCTTGTCCAACTCGCTCCTGTCGCTCTGGATGAACGCCTATTTGGGCATGGGGCCGGCCGTCATAGGCGTCGTATACGCCGTGGGCAACGCGGCCTTCTCGCTGTCGTCTCTGTTCGCCCACATCTTCGTGAGGTGGTTCGGCCTCGTGAAGGCGTCGGCCGCCAGCAGATTCGCCTCGGGCGCCCTCCTCGCCTCTCTGCCCTTCATCCCCCACCCGGCCGCGTTCGCCGCCGCGTACGCCCTATACAACGCCATGGTCGGCATAGGCGGCACCGCCAGATCCTCCTACATATCGGGAGCCGCGGCGGAAGGGGGCGAGGCGACGACCCCTGCAGTCGCCAGCATATCCATGCGCATAGCCGCCACGCCCTCGGCGGCCGCCGCGGGCTACTTAATAGAGGTGGGGCCCGCCTTGTTGATGCCCATAGCGGGCGCCTTCGTGATCGCCGCTGGCTATATCTTCCTCAGATACCTAAAGGAGGAGGAATAG